The sequence below is a genomic window from Nitrosomonas sp..
GAATGCGGGCGCTTCTTCAGCCGGTAAAATAATTTCGAAGCCGTCTTCACCGGTATAACCGGTACGCGCGATAAAAAAATGATTTATTGTGGCGGATTGAAATAGTTTTAGTGCTTCAGTCACTGCTTTGGATTCTGGAATAACCTGCCAAACTTTGGTGCGGGCGTTCGGGCCTTGCACGGCGACCATGGCCAGATCACGGCGGGGTGTAATTTCCAGGTCAGGCGCTAATGTTTCACGTTGTTTAAGAATCCAGGCGACATCCTTGTCGGCAGTGCCTGCATTGACTACGATGCGAAACCAGGATTCTGATAAAAAATAGACAATAAGGTCATCGATGACGCCACCTTGAGGCGTCAACATACAGGTATACAAAGCTTTGCCTGGGATTGTGAGTTTGTCAACATTATTAGCGACGAGGCGACGCAGAAAGTCGCGCGTATTTTCGCCTTTAATATCAATTGGCAGCATATGCGAGACATCGAACATGCCGGCATCCTGGCGGACCTTATGGTGTTCTTCTAGCTGTGAGCCATAATGCAGCGGCATGTCCCAGCCACCGAAATCCACCATTTTTGCATTCATTTCACGGTGCGTTTGATTAAGGGGTGTCTTTTTCAGCACGGATTTTCTCCCGGTATTAAAAAATAGTCATTGTACAATGATGATAGTGTAAATGACTTCACCCCTCTGTCCTTTTACCTGAGAGATTTACGGAAAAACCGTGTGCCCCTTCGGTGGTCAGGATTATTTGCCTGACACTCTCCAGATTGCCTGTATCAAGCGGTTTTCAGGGAAAATAATGTTATTAACCTTGCCTGAGCGATTCCGGGGGAGTTACGCCTTCGGCGGCGCCTGCTATTGTATTCTTAGGCGCGCTCTCCTGCTTGAACATATGTTGGCTGAGTGCGAACTATACCTTAGCAAGAACAGTTTAGACAAGACTTGAATAATATTTCGTGATTTCTAAATCCTTGCTGCACTGTAAGTTTTCAATTTAATGTGTTGATTGATAGAATGAAATTTTGATTGCTGAATATTCATTCGAATTCACAATGTTTTGTGATGGGAATATATTGGTTATAAAGGAATTTTTTGATTTCGAGATAATGCAAATATTAAAATAGCTGATCATCTTTATATAAGGGAATTACAGATAATAATGAAAACTGCTCTGATTACCGGTACAAATCGTGGCTTGGGACTGGAATTCGTGCGTCAGTATGCGCTGGACGGTTGGCGTGTTCTGGCTTGTACACGAAATCCATCTTCTTCAGCTGAATTAAATCAACTGATGAAACAGTATCCTGGTGCCGTACATGTTCATGCGCTTGACGTGGCCAATCATGAACAGATAGCGCATTTGTCGCATGAATTGGCAAAAGAAAAGATAGATCTGCTTATTAATAACGCAGGCGTCTACCCGACAATGCGTGGTGCGAGCTTTCATCAAATTGATTATGAGGCATGGGCTTACGCATTTGAAGTCAATGCCATGGCGCCGCTTAAGATGGCGGATGCATTTTATTCGCAAATATCAAAGAGTGAATCGAAAAAGATCATCACGATTACCAGCAAGATGGGGAGCGTTGCCGACAATCGAAGTGGCGGCAGTTATGTGTATCGTTCTAGTAAATCCGCTGTCAATATCGTCATGAAAAGCCTTGCAATCGATCTGGAATCAAAAGGGATTATCGTGGCATTGCTCCATCCTGGCTGGGTCAGAACAGATATGGGGGGGGCAAACGGTTTGATTTCTACCGAGAAAAGTGTTTCTGGAATGCGGCATGTCATCAAAGAATTGATACATACCGATACCGGGAAATTTTTTGCGTATGATGGCCAAATCATTCCCTGGTAAAAATTCTGTTTTTTTGTAACTATCTAATTAATACTTTCTGAGTAACCAATAAATCATGAGTGGACATACATTCGATCTGGATAAAAAGGAATTAATCAAACAATCGTTCAATCAGATGGATGAGCATTTGCAGGGGGCGCAATACAGTCAAGCGCAAAAACTGGCATTGACGTGTCGAATTTTGTTTGACAATGGCCATGATTCCGGACTTGCCGGCCAGATTACAGCACGCGGCGAAAGACAGGGAACTTATTTGACACAACGTCTGGGTTTAGGTTTTGATGAAATCAGCGCGTGTAACCTATTGCTGGTTAATGAGGATCTCGAGGTACTTGAAGGTGAAGGAATGGCGAACCCTGCAAACCGTTTTCATTCATGGTTGTACCGTGCCCGCCCGGATGTGCAGTGTATTATTCATACACATGCATTACACACGGCCGCACTGAGTATGCTTGAAATACCGCTGGAAATTTCGCATATGGATAATTGCGTGCTCTTTGATGATGTGGCTTTCCTACAGAAATGGCCAGGTGTTCCAGTTGGCAATGAAGAAGGTGAGTTGATCGCTCAGGCGATTGGAACAAAACGCGCCATTTTGTTAGCGCATCATGGTCTGCTCGTGGCCTGTTCAAGTATTGAGGAATCCTGTCTCTTGGCGATGGCATTCGAACGGGCGGCAAAGATGCAGTTGCTCGCACTTGCTGCTGGAGAAATTCAACCCATTAATCCAGAGTTGGGCCGAGAAGCCCATGATTGGATTCTTCGTTCACAAAGAAGTGCCATCGGTTTTGCATATTATGCGAGACGTTACCTTAAAAAAAATAGTGCCGATTGTCTTGAATAGGCGCCTTGAATTTCTGTTAATAAATAGTGCATTGAGTCAATTAATCGTTTGCAGCTTTCTCATAAAATAATCCACCAATCTCTTAGAAATTCTCATTTTGTACCTCAGTACAATAGCGAAGTGCGTTAAAGCGGCTTGATACGGGAACCCCGGAGAAAATGGTAACAATAAGAATTGTTTCCGGAATTTCCGAGAAAAAGTGTGCGAGGAAAAAAATAATCTCAGGCTAAGTTTATCGTACAGGTATTTCTCAAAAAAACTTTTTCAGGGTCGGCTAGTTAACTTTATCTTGCCTTTTTACAATGCGTTCCATGGTTGCAGTAGACGGGGCGTTTTCATTAATTAATTGTTTTGATGGAGTTTAAAGTACTTGCAGCATTGGTCGTTAATGTTAGGACTTGTGTGTAACGACAATCCAAGTGTTTTTTAACAAACTTAATTTTCGTAAAGAGGAAAATAAAATGGAAAAAATCGTATTAGCTGTTAAAAATTTCTGGAATGACGAAGAAGGTGTTAGTGCGATTGAATATGGCCTGATTGCTGTGTTAATCGCAGTCATGATTATTTCCGGGGCAACAGCAATTGGTATTGACCTGGATGTAATCTTTAAATTTATTACTAGTCAACTAACTTTGCCAGCATAAATATTTTACGGTTTTGATCGCATATCAAACCACCCGCTATAGTAGGTGGTTTTTTTATACCTGAAATATATGGAAGGATAAAGTGATACAGTTGTTGATTTATGCGTTATTGATCATTTTATTGCTCAACGCCGCCTTGCAGGATTATCGCGGTTATCGTATCAAAAATTCTTTGGTCATTTCGGGTGCCTTTCTGGGTATTTTATTAAACACAGTAACGCCTGTTGGGCTCGGTTTTTATGCATCTCTTATTGGATGGAGCGTGGGTTTGTTATTGCTGTTGCCATTTTATATGTTTCGAATGATGGGCGCGGGCGATGTAAAATTAGTGGCTATGGTCGGTGCGTTTTTAGGGCCACAGGCAACAATAACGGCTTTGCTATATATCCTGGTAGCAGGTGGTGTTTTGTCAATCTATGTTGCCTGGCATCGTGGTCTGATAAAAGAACCGTTCTGCGAAGTACGAAACCTGTTGCGTCAGTTTATTGTGAATCTAGTCAAATGCAATATCCGATCTTCCCCATCATTTAATACATTCACCGTTTCCCCTGATGCTGGCAATAGATTGAATGAATCTGCCAGCCGGTTGCCTTACGGTGTGGCGATTGCCGCAGGTACACTGATCTTTCTTGCTGTCAATCTGTTTTCAGTTCTGGATTAGTCTGATCGATTCGAAATAAAAATATAGCAGTGGACCCCATGCTTTGGACTAGTGCCTTAGGCGTTATTTTCTTAACAATCACTTTGCCTTTGGCAACTATTTTGTCGGCTGCTTTAAAACTAAATAACGATCAACAAGTTTTGATGACATGGCCGGAAGATTTCCTTGAAGCGATGTAGAAATGCTGCTGGTATAATATTTCGTTTGGATTTCCGATTTATCAGCTTATTTTAGAAGAACTATTATGAAAATTTCTGCATTTGAAGTACGTATCGGCAACTTGGTTGAATATCAAAACAAACTATGGAAAGTGTATAAGAAAAATCATGTTAAACCAGGAAAAGGCGGCGCTTTTGTACAACTGGAAATGAAATGTATCAGTGATGGCACGAAGCTTAATGAACGTTTTCGTTCAGAAGACAAAGTAGAAAAAGCGCATGTGGAACCACGTCAGATGCAATATCTATACTCCGAAGGCGATGCCTATATTTTTATGGATAGTGAATCTTTTGAACAACTGTCCATATCTGGTGATGACTTGGAAGCACAAGCCCCTTATTTGTTGCCTAATACTGATGTACAGATTAATTTTTATAATGAAAACCCTATTGGTGTTGAGTTGCCTGCTAATGTTGTGCTGGAAGTGACGGAAACAGAGGTCATGCTCAAGGGTCAAACCGCTGCCAGCGGCGGCAAACCGGCGGTTCTGGAAACCGGATTGAAGGTGAGTGTGCCTCAATTTGTTAATGTTGGTGATAAAATCAAAGTGAATACCGATACCGGTGAGTATGTTGAACGGGTGTAGCCTGAGTGAATCCGGTTCTTCCTGGCGTTGCATTAAATTAGCAATCGTTGATCTGGTGTTGTATTAATGCAGGGTGCGTGGGACGGTCAAGATAAACTCGGGAATGGGTACATCAAAGTGAATGCCGTCCTCTGTTGCCATTTGGTAACTGCCTTTCATTGAACCTACCGAAGCTGAAATGACTGTGCCGCTGGTATATTCGAAGGTGTCGCCTGGCTTGAGTAAGGGTTGTTCGCCGACAACACCCAAGCCACGTACTTCTTGTATGGTGCCGTCGCCATTCGTGATAATCCAGTGGCGGCTGATCAATTGTGTCGCGACTGTGCCTTTGTTGGCGATAGTAATGGTATAGGCGAAGACATACTGGTCGGTTTCTTCGTCCGACTGATCCGGCAAGTAAGCTGTCCGTACACTGACGTTAATTTCATATTTTTTTTCTGACATAAGCTAATTGCACACTATTTTCATGACTGTATCAAGTACAAACTGAAGTGGTAAACGCATTTGCGGAAATCAATTCACTTCTCATTAACGCGACAAGATCATTTGCGGTTAAAATACGCTATTTGATTTTATTTAAGAGGTTATTGTATGTACCGTATTGCTCCAAGTATTCTATCAGCCAATTTTGCCAAACTTGGTGAGGAAATTACCAATGTCATTGAATCCGGCGCTGATATTATACATTTTGATGTTATGGATAATCATTATGTTCCAAATCTGACTATTGGTCCGCTTGTATGTGAAGCTATCCGGCCACTTACAGATGCGATGATTGATGTTCACCTGATGGTAGAGCCTGTGGATCGTATTGTTCCTGATTTTGCGAAAGCTGGCGCCAATATTATTTCCTTTCATCCCGAAGCATCTGCGCATATCGACAGGACGATAGGACTGATAAAGGAACAGGGTTGTCTTGCAGGTTTGGTGTTTAATCCGGCCACACCGCTGCATTACCTGGACCATGTATTGGATAAGCTCGATTTGATCCTTATCATGTCGGTAAATCCGGGTTTTGGTGGACAGCAATTTATTCCTGAAGCGCTAAACAAGCTCAGAGCGGTGCGGAAACGTATTGATGAGAGCGGCAATAAAGAAATCATGCTGGAAATCGATGGCGGCGTTAAAGTGGATAATATTGCTGAAATAGCGCGTGCGGGCGCCGATACTTTTGTCGCAGGTTCAGCAATCTACCATGCTGGCAAAGACAGCGATCCGCATCGCTATGACACGATTGTTGCTGCCCTGCGTGCAGAACTGGACAAGGTGTAGTTCATGCGCCAAAAATTGCTAAGCAACGTGTATCTGAATCACAACTGTCACTGCTATGAATAATCAGTTATTTTCTTACGCAAATACCACTGTTAATAAACTGGATTTTCCATTGGCCGCTAAAGTCGTAATGATTGATCTGGATGGAACCTTGCTGGACACCGCCGAAGATTTGGCGCTGGCGGCTAACCTGATGTTGGGTGAACTGGGCAGGCCTGTGCTATCGGTTGCAACGATTAAGTCATACATTGGTAAAGGTATTCAGAGACTTGTTAAACGGGCCTTGACCGGTGACTTAGATGGAGAGCCCGAGCCGGGGTTGCTTGAAAAGGCATTACCCATATATCAAAAGCACTATGCCGAGAATGTGCATGTCAATACGAAGCCGTTTCCAGGGGTAAAAGAAGGCATTGAAAAGCTTAAACAGGGTGGCTTTCATCTGGCCTGTATTACCAATAAATCTGAAGCGTTTACTTTGCCATTGCTGCGCGCCGTTGGATTTCATGATTGCTTTGAAATTATTTTGTCCGGCGATAGTTTGCCAAAAAGAAAACCGGATCCAATGC
It includes:
- the apaG gene encoding Co2+/Mg2+ efflux protein ApaG, which produces MSEKKYEINVSVRTAYLPDQSDEETDQYVFAYTITIANKGTVATQLISRHWIITNGDGTIQEVRGLGVVGEQPLLKPGDTFEYTSGTVISASVGSMKGSYQMATEDGIHFDVPIPEFILTVPRTLH
- the gcvT gene encoding glycine cleavage system aminomethyltransferase GcvT, with amino-acid sequence MLKKTPLNQTHREMNAKMVDFGGWDMPLHYGSQLEEHHKVRQDAGMFDVSHMLPIDIKGENTRDFLRRLVANNVDKLTIPGKALYTCMLTPQGGVIDDLIVYFLSESWFRIVVNAGTADKDVAWILKQRETLAPDLEITPRRDLAMVAVQGPNARTKVWQVIPESKAVTEALKLFQSATINHFFIARTGYTGEDGFEIILPAEEAPAFWKALHAAGVAPAGLGARDTLRLEAGMNLYGQDMDESTSPMESGLAWTVDLKSERDFIGKQALLDSKVSQQLVGLVLQDRGVLRSHQKVTAQHDGQEFEGEITSGGFSPTINQSIALARIASEISPDDEVNVLVRDKKLRVKVVKYPFVRNGNVLI
- a CDS encoding SDR family oxidoreductase — protein: MKTALITGTNRGLGLEFVRQYALDGWRVLACTRNPSSSAELNQLMKQYPGAVHVHALDVANHEQIAHLSHELAKEKIDLLINNAGVYPTMRGASFHQIDYEAWAYAFEVNAMAPLKMADAFYSQISKSESKKIITITSKMGSVADNRSGGSYVYRSSKSAVNIVMKSLAIDLESKGIIVALLHPGWVRTDMGGANGLISTEKSVSGMRHVIKELIHTDTGKFFAYDGQIIPW
- a CDS encoding A24 family peptidase; this translates as MIQLLIYALLIILLLNAALQDYRGYRIKNSLVISGAFLGILLNTVTPVGLGFYASLIGWSVGLLLLLPFYMFRMMGAGDVKLVAMVGAFLGPQATITALLYILVAGGVLSIYVAWHRGLIKEPFCEVRNLLRQFIVNLVKCNIRSSPSFNTFTVSPDAGNRLNESASRLPYGVAIAAGTLIFLAVNLFSVLD
- a CDS encoding aldolase; this encodes MSGHTFDLDKKELIKQSFNQMDEHLQGAQYSQAQKLALTCRILFDNGHDSGLAGQITARGERQGTYLTQRLGLGFDEISACNLLLVNEDLEVLEGEGMANPANRFHSWLYRARPDVQCIIHTHALHTAALSMLEIPLEISHMDNCVLFDDVAFLQKWPGVPVGNEEGELIAQAIGTKRAILLAHHGLLVACSSIEESCLLAMAFERAAKMQLLALAAGEIQPINPELGREAHDWILRSQRSAIGFAYYARRYLKKNSADCLE
- the rpe gene encoding ribulose-phosphate 3-epimerase, with the protein product MYRIAPSILSANFAKLGEEITNVIESGADIIHFDVMDNHYVPNLTIGPLVCEAIRPLTDAMIDVHLMVEPVDRIVPDFAKAGANIISFHPEASAHIDRTIGLIKEQGCLAGLVFNPATPLHYLDHVLDKLDLILIMSVNPGFGGQQFIPEALNKLRAVRKRIDESGNKEIMLEIDGGVKVDNIAEIARAGADTFVAGSAIYHAGKDSDPHRYDTIVAALRAELDKV
- a CDS encoding Flp family type IVb pilin, which gives rise to MEKIVLAVKNFWNDEEGVSAIEYGLIAVLIAVMIISGATAIGIDLDVIFKFITSQLTLPA
- the efp gene encoding elongation factor P, with the protein product MKISAFEVRIGNLVEYQNKLWKVYKKNHVKPGKGGAFVQLEMKCISDGTKLNERFRSEDKVEKAHVEPRQMQYLYSEGDAYIFMDSESFEQLSISGDDLEAQAPYLLPNTDVQINFYNENPIGVELPANVVLEVTETEVMLKGQTAASGGKPAVLETGLKVSVPQFVNVGDKIKVNTDTGEYVERV
- a CDS encoding phosphoglycolate phosphatase encodes the protein MNNQLFSYANTTVNKLDFPLAAKVVMIDLDGTLLDTAEDLALAANLMLGELGRPVLSVATIKSYIGKGIQRLVKRALTGDLDGEPEPGLLEKALPIYQKHYAENVHVNTKPFPGVKEGIEKLKQGGFHLACITNKSEAFTLPLLRAVGFHDCFEIILSGDSLPKRKPDPMPLIHICQHFNVQPHEAVLVGDSLNDTTAARAAGCHVFCVPYGYNEGRDVRDLDCDAIVPSLVEASQIIIKAT